A region from the Bacteroidota bacterium genome encodes:
- the eno gene encoding phosphopyruvate hydratase: protein MSTIITDIHAREILDSRGNPTIEVDVELESGIVGRAAVPSGASTGEHEAVELRDGDKSRYLGKGVLNAVEHVNNAIAEELTGFDAADQTGIDETMIRLDGTKNKSKLGANAILGVSLAVAKAAAQSAKLPLYKYIGGTNAKVLPVPMMNILNGGKHADNNVDLQEFMIVPTEAERFSEALRMGAEVFHALKGVLHKKGYNTAVGDEGGFAPSLKSNEEAIEVILEAITKAGYQPGKDIYIALDPASSEMWDDGKYFFYKSTKEKVSPEAMVKFYENWVKQYPIISIEDGMAENDWDGWKMMTDALGKKIQLVGDDNFVTNTEFLSKGIDMGVANSILIKVNQIGTLTETLDAIEMAKRAGYTAVISHRSGETEDSTIADIAVATNAGQIKTGSASRTDRIAKYNQLLRIEEELGDQAIYPALAAFNRK, encoded by the coding sequence ATGAGTACAATAATTACCGATATTCATGCCCGTGAGATCCTGGATTCCCGCGGCAATCCGACGATTGAAGTTGATGTCGAACTGGAAAGCGGCATTGTCGGCCGCGCGGCTGTGCCGAGTGGAGCGTCAACAGGTGAACACGAAGCTGTTGAGTTACGCGACGGTGACAAAAGCCGGTATCTCGGCAAAGGCGTGTTGAATGCAGTCGAGCATGTGAACAACGCCATTGCCGAGGAGTTAACAGGTTTCGATGCCGCCGACCAGACGGGTATCGACGAAACAATGATCAGGCTTGACGGCACGAAGAACAAGTCGAAACTCGGAGCGAATGCAATTTTAGGTGTGTCACTCGCCGTCGCGAAAGCGGCTGCGCAATCGGCAAAACTTCCGCTCTACAAGTATATCGGCGGCACAAACGCGAAAGTCCTGCCCGTTCCGATGATGAATATCCTCAACGGCGGCAAGCATGCCGACAACAATGTTGATCTGCAGGAATTCATGATTGTGCCGACCGAAGCCGAACGTTTCAGCGAAGCGTTGCGGATGGGTGCCGAGGTGTTTCATGCGTTGAAGGGCGTTCTCCACAAGAAGGGCTACAACACGGCCGTCGGCGACGAAGGCGGATTTGCGCCGAGTTTGAAGTCGAACGAAGAAGCAATCGAAGTGATTCTCGAAGCCATTACCAAAGCGGGCTACCAACCGGGTAAAGACATCTATATTGCTCTTGATCCCGCTTCGAGCGAAATGTGGGACGACGGGAAGTATTTCTTCTACAAATCCACGAAAGAGAAAGTCTCGCCCGAGGCGATGGTGAAATTCTACGAGAATTGGGTGAAGCAGTACCCCATTATCTCGATTGAGGATGGAATGGCGGAGAACGATTGGGACGGGTGGAAGATGATGACGGACGCGCTCGGCAAGAAAATCCAGCTTGTCGGCGACGATAACTTCGTCACGAACACCGAATTCCTGAGCAAAGGAATTGACATGGGCGTTGCCAACTCCATATTGATTAAAGTCAATCAGATTGGAACGCTGACGGAGACTCTTGACGCGATCGAAATGGCAAAGCGCGCAGGGTACACAGCTGTTATCAGTCACCGCAGCGGCGAAACGGAAGACTCGACCATTGCCGACATCGCTGTTGCGACGAATGCCGGACAAATAAAAACCGGCTCGGCAAGCCGTACGGATCGCATTGCAAAGTACAATCAGTTACTGAGAATAGAAGAAGAACTGGGCGATCAGGCGATTTACCCGGCGTTGGCGGCGTTCAACAGAAAGTAA
- a CDS encoding glycosyltransferase family 9 protein, producing the protein MNAPRPFSRILLSRMKFIGDIVLTTPVIRSLRNAFPGAYIAYMGEKKAVSLLEHNPHLNELIPFDFSKPTLIEQPRVAWLLRRRKFDLAIDLFNNPRSALLTRATGARVRVGAERKGRGSLYTIQVRDDGNPKTAIEFHNQFIRAVGVQPASNRTEIFLTEDEKREAKIYLQWLDYENNPLDPAKPIVGIHPGATWPAKRWLPERFAELADQIAAKLGAQIIITAGPNDDEAVRQVVRHSFATIKVLRALPLRQLAAIISHCAVYVANDNGTMHIGAALGVPTVGIFGPGEENIWFPYSSEEGHAALRRDVACHPCHLDFCNREGGDYMECMKLLDVQDVFRHVENAMRRRKPDA; encoded by the coding sequence ATGAACGCCCCTCGTCCGTTTTCCCGCATTCTTCTCTCACGCATGAAATTCATCGGCGACATCGTGTTGACGACGCCGGTTATTCGCTCGCTCCGAAACGCGTTCCCCGGTGCATACATTGCCTATATGGGGGAGAAGAAAGCCGTTTCATTACTGGAACACAATCCTCATCTCAACGAACTTATTCCGTTCGATTTTTCAAAACCGACACTCATCGAGCAGCCGCGGGTTGCGTGGCTGCTGCGGCGACGGAAGTTTGACCTTGCGATCGACCTGTTCAATAATCCCCGCAGCGCGTTGCTGACCCGCGCGACGGGCGCGAGAGTCAGAGTAGGGGCGGAACGAAAGGGACGCGGAAGTCTCTATACGATTCAAGTCCGTGATGATGGAAATCCGAAGACGGCAATCGAATTTCACAATCAGTTCATTCGAGCCGTCGGGGTTCAACCCGCATCGAACCGTACAGAGATATTCTTGACAGAAGACGAAAAGCGGGAAGCGAAAATCTATCTTCAATGGCTGGATTACGAAAACAATCCGCTTGATCCCGCAAAGCCCATCGTCGGAATACATCCGGGAGCAACGTGGCCGGCGAAGCGCTGGCTGCCGGAACGGTTCGCCGAACTTGCCGATCAGATTGCCGCAAAACTCGGCGCGCAGATCATCATCACCGCCGGCCCGAATGATGACGAGGCCGTCCGGCAGGTCGTCCGGCATTCGTTTGCAACCATCAAAGTTCTGCGTGCTTTGCCGTTGCGGCAACTTGCTGCCATTATCTCGCATTGTGCGGTATACGTTGCGAACGACAACGGTACAATGCACATTGGCGCGGCGCTCGGTGTCCCGACCGTCGGTATCTTCGGACCGGGCGAAGAAAATATCTGGTTTCCCTATTCATCAGAAGAAGGGCATGCAGCGTTGCGCCGGGATGTCGCGTGCCATCCCTGTCATCTCGACTTCTGTAACAGAGAGGGGGGTGACTACATGGAATGCATGAAGTTACTCGATGTGCAGGACGTTTTCCGGCACGTGGAAAACGCTATGCGGCGCCGCAAACCGGATGCATAG
- the murA gene encoding UDP-N-acetylglucosamine 1-carboxyvinyltransferase, protein MDKFIIRGGKKLSGRVRIGGAKNASLALMPATLLAGGTFHLSNTPNLRDVATMSSLLKSMGMKIDLNDDVLTLDTRGVNKHEAPYAHVKKMRASIYVLGPLIARYGKAKVSLPGGCAWGPRPVNLHVEGMKKLGAEIKLERGYIVAKAKQLTGAKIHFDISSVGATGNLLMAAVLAKGTTVIINAAIEPEITALAEFLVRMGAKIDGIGTNRLEIEGVVELHPADFETIPDRIEAGTFLVAAAITGGTVTLEHVNPEHFSAVGEKLEDAGCTTGVLGSAFELRAPDQLKPVDATAVIYPGFPTDMQAQWIALMSVANGTSIVTDTIYTDRFKHVPELERLGADIELKKNAAIIRGVKKLTGATVMSTDLRASASLILAGLVAEGETEVLRVYHLDRGYEAIEKKLRAIGADIERISGKEY, encoded by the coding sequence TTGGACAAATTCATCATACGCGGCGGCAAGAAACTCAGCGGCAGGGTTCGCATTGGCGGGGCAAAGAACGCATCACTTGCGCTGATGCCGGCAACGCTGCTCGCCGGCGGAACGTTCCATCTCAGCAATACTCCGAATCTGCGGGATGTCGCCACGATGTCGAGCCTGCTGAAGTCGATGGGAATGAAGATAGATTTGAATGACGATGTTCTCACGCTCGACACACGCGGAGTCAACAAGCACGAAGCCCCGTATGCGCACGTCAAGAAAATGCGCGCATCCATTTACGTTCTGGGCCCTCTCATTGCACGGTACGGAAAAGCGAAAGTCTCGCTCCCCGGCGGTTGTGCCTGGGGGCCGCGTCCGGTGAATTTGCATGTCGAGGGGATGAAGAAGCTCGGAGCGGAAATCAAGTTAGAGCGGGGCTACATTGTTGCAAAAGCAAAGCAACTGACGGGCGCAAAAATCCATTTCGATATTTCAAGCGTCGGAGCAACCGGCAACCTCCTCATGGCGGCAGTGCTGGCCAAAGGAACAACAGTAATTATCAATGCTGCCATAGAACCTGAAATAACGGCGCTTGCTGAATTTCTTGTGAGGATGGGAGCCAAGATCGACGGCATCGGCACAAACCGGTTGGAGATCGAGGGCGTTGTTGAACTCCACCCGGCGGATTTCGAGACTATTCCTGATAGAATAGAAGCAGGAACCTTTCTCGTTGCTGCAGCAATAACGGGAGGCACCGTAACGCTGGAACACGTCAATCCGGAGCATTTCTCGGCAGTCGGCGAAAAGTTGGAAGACGCAGGATGTACCACCGGGGTTTTGGGTTCGGCGTTCGAGTTGCGTGCGCCCGATCAGTTGAAGCCGGTTGATGCCACTGCCGTTATCTATCCCGGCTTCCCGACGGACATGCAGGCGCAGTGGATTGCGTTGATGTCCGTTGCAAACGGAACCTCCATTGTAACAGACACCATCTACACCGATCGCTTCAAGCATGTGCCGGAGCTCGAACGGCTTGGTGCCGATATCGAACTTAAAAAGAACGCGGCCATCATCCGCGGCGTGAAGAAGCTGACCGGCGCAACCGTCATGTCCACCGACCTTCGTGCATCCGCATCGCTGATTCTCGCAGGACTTGTTGCTGAGGGTGAAACGGAAGTTCTGCGGGTGTATCATCTCGACCGCGGCTACGAAGCGATTGAAAAGAAGCTGCGGGCAATCGGGGCTGATATTGAACGGATCTCCGGCAAGGAATACTAA
- a CDS encoding Rrf2 family transcriptional regulator: protein MTIFVMFGTQVEPVIATFNNLGILMQLTMSGEYAVRTMIHLSALPFGAIVQIAEVSREWNIPENFLRKISVQLAHADLIVSQRGLNGGIRLGQPAERITVLDVIEAVEGNIFLNKCLVCDGVCPRDEWCQVHTLWAEAQIKLKEILTSRTLAQLAAESFNRKAELNEARQQTSAA from the coding sequence ATGACCATTTTTGTCATGTTCGGCACGCAGGTTGAACCTGTGATTGCAACTTTCAACAACTTGGGAATCCTGATGCAGCTGACAATGAGCGGCGAGTATGCAGTGCGGACGATGATACACCTGTCAGCATTGCCGTTTGGAGCCATCGTGCAAATCGCTGAAGTCTCGAGAGAGTGGAACATTCCGGAGAACTTTCTGCGCAAAATCTCGGTTCAATTGGCCCACGCAGATCTCATTGTTTCGCAGCGCGGACTGAACGGCGGAATCCGGTTGGGACAACCCGCCGAGAGAATCACGGTTCTTGACGTAATCGAAGCTGTTGAAGGGAACATCTTTCTGAACAAATGTCTTGTGTGCGACGGCGTTTGCCCGCGTGACGAGTGGTGCCAGGTACATACACTCTGGGCCGAAGCACAAATCAAATTGAAAGAAATCCTCACGAGCAGGACTCTTGCTCAACTTGCGGCGGAAAGCTTCAACCGAAAAGCCGAACTCAACGAAGCAAGGCAACAGACTTCCGCCGCGTAA
- a CDS encoding FAD-dependent oxidoreductase: protein MSATQTFRVEIPDIEYWQRQIKCQWGCPVRTDSRGYVIAIAEGRYFDAYKIARAPNPFASICGRVCGAPCEVECRRGSIDESITIRALKRFVTEQHGVEAGDPAKTIEFSNARRDDSNPKAGTKIAVIGGGVAGLTAAHDLSLLGYNVTVFEAGPVAGGMLMTGVPTYRLPRELVQMEIQAILSLGVELKTNTRVGKEVTIPQLRSQGFEAILIAAGLQRGRNLPIKGVELEGVVHGIDFLKQVNMGEEVKLGERVVVIGGGNVAFDVARSAVRVGGKFRTEAQDFYEAADSSRMALRSGAKEVHLVCLESRDEMPADEIEIHEGVEEGVSLHPSRGPLEIIGVNGKATGLATRKVKSVFDENGRFSPTFYDEPGEIIPADTIMLSIGQTIDDAFVKDVPDLALERGIIKIDPTTKRTNVPDIFACGDVAEGAKLFINAVASGQRAAISIDEYLRKKEVEEKRFGYFELPVLQHRMHEGYLQLDRINPPALDPTTRATTQELVELNFEEGVAQEQGARCLKCHINTIFNGDVCILCNGCVDVCPTYCLALVPLTQIELVPQLEDALVQRYGVNVRNMLEKEGHAAVKQLGSAMLKDEELCIRCGYCAKRCPTGAVTMEHFAYQQAFTVV, encoded by the coding sequence ATGTCTGCAACTCAGACGTTCCGGGTGGAAATACCCGACATCGAATACTGGCAACGACAAATAAAATGTCAATGGGGCTGTCCCGTTCGTACCGACTCCCGTGGCTACGTGATAGCCATCGCCGAAGGACGCTATTTTGACGCGTACAAGATTGCTCGTGCACCAAATCCCTTTGCCTCTATTTGCGGCCGCGTCTGCGGCGCGCCGTGCGAAGTGGAATGCCGCCGCGGCAGTATTGACGAATCCATAACCATCCGCGCATTGAAGCGCTTTGTCACGGAACAGCACGGTGTCGAAGCCGGAGATCCTGCGAAAACCATCGAGTTTTCCAACGCACGACGCGACGACAGCAACCCGAAAGCAGGAACAAAAATCGCCGTCATCGGAGGCGGCGTTGCAGGATTGACGGCTGCTCACGACTTGTCTCTCCTCGGCTACAACGTCACGGTGTTCGAGGCCGGACCCGTTGCCGGTGGCATGCTGATGACCGGCGTACCGACATACCGTCTGCCGCGTGAACTTGTACAGATGGAAATTCAAGCGATTCTCAGTCTTGGTGTGGAACTGAAAACGAATACGCGCGTCGGCAAAGAGGTCACCATCCCGCAGCTTCGCTCGCAAGGGTTTGAGGCGATTCTGATTGCCGCAGGGCTTCAGCGCGGACGCAATCTTCCCATCAAAGGCGTTGAGCTGGAAGGCGTTGTTCACGGCATTGATTTTCTCAAGCAAGTAAATATGGGCGAAGAAGTGAAGTTGGGCGAACGCGTCGTTGTTATCGGCGGCGGGAATGTGGCATTCGATGTTGCCCGTTCAGCGGTTCGCGTCGGAGGCAAGTTCCGGACTGAGGCGCAGGACTTCTACGAAGCTGCTGATTCATCGCGTATGGCGCTGCGTTCCGGCGCAAAGGAAGTTCACCTCGTGTGTCTCGAATCCCGCGACGAGATGCCTGCGGACGAAATCGAAATTCATGAGGGAGTTGAAGAAGGCGTATCGTTGCATCCCTCCCGCGGTCCGCTTGAGATAATTGGAGTGAATGGAAAAGCTACCGGACTCGCAACACGCAAAGTGAAATCTGTTTTCGATGAGAACGGAAGATTCAGCCCGACATTCTATGACGAGCCGGGAGAAATCATTCCCGCCGACACCATCATGCTCTCCATCGGACAGACGATTGATGATGCGTTTGTGAAAGATGTCCCCGACCTCGCTCTGGAACGCGGCATCATCAAAATCGATCCGACAACAAAACGAACGAATGTCCCCGACATTTTCGCCTGCGGCGATGTTGCCGAGGGGGCGAAACTGTTCATCAACGCGGTTGCTTCCGGCCAACGTGCCGCTATTTCCATTGATGAATATCTCAGAAAGAAGGAAGTTGAAGAGAAGCGTTTCGGCTATTTCGAGCTGCCTGTTCTTCAACACAGAATGCACGAGGGATATCTGCAACTCGACCGGATCAATCCGCCGGCACTCGACCCGACAACTCGTGCGACAACACAAGAGCTCGTCGAGCTGAATTTTGAGGAAGGCGTTGCACAAGAGCAGGGGGCCCGTTGCCTCAAGTGTCACATCAACACCATCTTCAACGGCGATGTGTGCATTCTCTGCAACGGATGTGTTGACGTGTGCCCGACGTATTGTCTTGCGCTTGTTCCGCTTACGCAAATTGAGCTGGTGCCGCAACTCGAAGACGCTCTCGTTCAACGCTACGGCGTGAATGTCCGGAACATGTTGGAGAAGGAAGGGCATGCGGCCGTGAAGCAACTCGGCTCGGCTATGCTGAAGGATGAAGAACTCTGCATCCGCTGCGGGTACTGTGCAAAACGCTGCCCGACCGGCGCCGTAACAATGGAGCATTTTGCCTATCAACAAGCGTTCACCGTTGTGTAA
- a CDS encoding cbb3-type cytochrome oxidase assembly protein: protein MLASIYLLVFLSVVLGILFALGFVYAAKTNQFKDIEEPKYQMLREPD from the coding sequence ATGCTTGCATCAATTTATCTGCTTGTTTTTCTCAGTGTGGTGCTGGGAATACTCTTTGCGCTCGGATTCGTCTATGCAGCAAAGACGAATCAGTTCAAGGATATTGAAGAACCGAAGTATCAAATGCTGCGTGAGCCGGATTAG
- a CDS encoding ubiquinol-cytochrome c reductase iron-sulfur subunit, translating to MKKKNVRMQQPEIDRRTFLSTLGWFGVAISGALAAMGNLLYLKPAVDYGPPSRIRVGKPEDYKEGIKEVLENDRVAVLRDRQGFAAISVKCTHLGCTVSVSEGGFSCPCHGSQFDNDGYVTGGPAPAPLEWYQVSLAPNGELEVDKSVKVEAGSYLKV from the coding sequence TTGAAAAAGAAAAATGTTCGCATGCAGCAGCCGGAAATTGACCGCCGCACATTTCTGAGCACGCTCGGATGGTTCGGCGTGGCGATCTCAGGCGCGTTGGCTGCAATGGGAAATCTGCTGTATCTCAAACCTGCTGTTGATTACGGCCCTCCTTCACGTATCCGCGTCGGCAAGCCGGAAGATTACAAGGAAGGCATTAAGGAAGTGCTGGAGAACGATCGTGTTGCCGTCCTGCGCGATCGCCAGGGGTTTGCGGCAATCTCCGTCAAGTGCACGCATCTCGGCTGCACTGTGTCGGTATCGGAAGGCGGCTTTTCGTGCCCCTGCCACGGCAGTCAGTTCGATAACGACGGTTACGTGACAGGCGGTCCGGCCCCCGCTCCGCTTGAATGGTATCAAGTCTCGCTTGCACCGAACGGCGAACTCGAAGTGGATAAGTCGGTAAAGGTGGAGGCGGGTTCATACTTGAAGGTGTAG
- a CDS encoding cytochrome b N-terminal domain-containing protein: protein MKFLNNIYRSIFRYGRMPEDGEGASYAVFNNLFLHIHPVKVSKHSLKFSYTWGLGVIATCLFLILTFTGVWLMFYYFPSATEAYGRMLDLRSSVDFGFVLRNVHKWAAEAMVFFVVLHMARVFFTGAYKPPREFNWVIGIILLLLTLGLSFTGYLLPWDQLAFWAITVGTAIAGYAPVLGEPIRQFLLGSDNVGQEALVRFYVLHVVILPGLLSIFLAIHFWRIRKDGGLSHPNDNDPPTNPQATTETLRH from the coding sequence ATGAAATTTCTCAACAACATCTATCGCTCGATCTTTCGTTACGGGCGAATGCCGGAAGATGGGGAAGGCGCGTCGTATGCCGTCTTCAACAATCTCTTTCTGCACATTCATCCGGTAAAAGTCTCGAAACACTCGCTCAAGTTCTCCTACACGTGGGGACTCGGCGTTATCGCAACATGCCTGTTCCTGATTCTCACTTTCACAGGCGTGTGGCTGATGTTCTACTACTTCCCTTCGGCCACCGAAGCATACGGCAGAATGCTCGATCTGCGTTCGTCGGTGGACTTCGGTTTTGTATTGCGCAACGTGCATAAATGGGCGGCGGAAGCGATGGTGTTCTTCGTCGTGCTGCACATGGCCCGCGTATTCTTCACCGGCGCCTACAAACCGCCGCGGGAGTTCAATTGGGTTATCGGCATCATTCTTCTGCTGCTGACACTCGGACTTTCGTTCACGGGGTATTTGTTGCCGTGGGATCAGCTTGCATTCTGGGCAATTACCGTCGGAACGGCAATCGCCGGTTACGCTCCCGTGCTCGGTGAGCCTATCCGGCAATTCCTTCTCGGCTCGGACAACGTCGGTCAGGAGGCATTGGTCAGATTCTATGTGTTGCATGTTGTCATTCTTCCGGGGTTGCTTTCGATTTTTCTCGCCATTCATTTCTGGAGAATCAGAAAGGATGGCGGACTCTCGCATCCGAACGACAACGACCCTCCGACAAACCCGCAAGCAACCACTGAAACACTGAGACACTGA
- a CDS encoding menaquinol oxidoreductase, whose translation MKEVDTTHVYPKDANKTYGLMELVKGTKPTVAQPPDDMVYSWPHLLVRELVIFITVAACLLIAAFLVNAPLEEVANPNHPPNPAKAPWYFLGLQELVSYSAFVGGVLIPTLIVIGLMLVPYIDRKKIGIGVWFAKERWLANGLFLTFLIIMLILIIIGMYFRGPNWGFVMPWEATGGH comes from the coding sequence ATGAAAGAAGTTGACACCACCCATGTCTACCCGAAAGACGCAAACAAGACGTACGGTTTGATGGAGTTGGTGAAGGGAACAAAGCCGACTGTCGCTCAACCGCCGGATGATATGGTATACTCCTGGCCTCATCTGCTTGTGCGCGAGCTTGTCATCTTCATCACAGTTGCAGCCTGCTTGCTGATAGCGGCGTTTCTCGTTAACGCGCCGCTGGAGGAAGTTGCCAACCCGAATCATCCGCCGAATCCCGCGAAAGCGCCCTGGTATTTTCTCGGACTGCAAGAACTCGTGAGCTACTCCGCGTTTGTCGGCGGCGTGTTAATTCCGACGCTGATTGTGATCGGGTTGATGCTTGTGCCTTATATCGACAGAAAGAAAATCGGCATTGGCGTCTGGTTCGCGAAAGAACGCTGGCTCGCCAACGGACTGTTTCTCACGTTTCTCATCATCATGCTGATCCTCATCATTATCGGCATGTATTTCAGAGGGCCGAACTGGGGATTTGTTATGCCGTGGGAAGCGACGGGCGGACACTAA
- a CDS encoding cytochrome c, with protein MHISIRMKIALIVGAVFLLLGNGFIMLKNYQTEWRDYQRQYLEMAIEKTTDPSTKQVLADRSPRIEQIVTKDFGKERVERCITCHAGIDDERFADAPQPFRTHPKIPGDHPYRTFGCTTCHDGNGRGLETVDAHGEGKFWMEPLLRGDYIESGCAKCHGYNLAETPKLRHGAELFFTKACYGCHKVEGMSDGKLGVELTRVGAKWPLAYLEESIADPRANNFESMMPKMEVNDEELRSLVIFLKSLTGENLIKGPVERYYALKEWKASQPAEVPVTVESGKQVFAAKHCNACHTINGVGAKIAPDLSVYGLQRTKEWMIQHHVNPRSLVGGSVMPDFKYSKTELEALALYLESLKKLDVDNAVVYAAKTDTTRSEMK; from the coding sequence ATGCACATCAGCATACGAATGAAAATAGCCCTTATTGTCGGCGCGGTGTTTCTGCTGCTCGGCAACGGCTTTATCATGCTGAAGAATTATCAGACTGAATGGCGGGACTATCAACGCCAATATCTGGAGATGGCAATCGAGAAGACGACGGATCCCTCTACAAAGCAAGTGCTGGCCGACCGCTCACCGCGTATCGAGCAAATTGTCACGAAAGATTTCGGAAAAGAACGCGTCGAGCGTTGCATTACCTGTCACGCCGGTATTGATGATGAACGATTCGCGGATGCCCCGCAACCGTTTCGCACGCATCCGAAGATTCCGGGCGATCATCCGTACCGCACCTTCGGGTGCACCACCTGTCATGACGGCAACGGGCGCGGCCTGGAAACGGTTGACGCACACGGCGAAGGAAAGTTCTGGATGGAGCCGCTCTTGCGCGGCGACTACATCGAAAGCGGATGCGCGAAGTGTCACGGTTACAATCTGGCCGAAACGCCCAAGCTGAGGCACGGAGCCGAGTTGTTCTTTACGAAGGCGTGCTACGGTTGCCACAAAGTTGAAGGAATGTCGGACGGCAAGTTGGGTGTTGAGTTGACCCGCGTCGGTGCAAAGTGGCCGCTTGCCTATCTCGAAGAATCCATCGCTGACCCGAGGGCGAACAACTTCGAATCCATGATGCCGAAGATGGAGGTGAACGACGAAGAACTGCGCTCACTCGTCATCTTCTTGAAAAGTCTGACAGGAGAGAATCTCATCAAGGGTCCCGTTGAACGATATTATGCATTAAAGGAATGGAAGGCCTCACAACCCGCCGAGGTTCCGGTAACGGTTGAGTCGGGCAAACAGGTGTTCGCGGCAAAGCATTGCAACGCGTGCCACACTATCAACGGCGTCGGAGCAAAGATAGCCCCGGACTTGAGTGTATACGGTTTGCAGCGAACGAAAGAATGGATGATCCAGCATCATGTCAATCCCCGCTCGCTTGTTGGCGGCTCGGTGATGCCGGACTTCAAATACTCGAAGACGGAACTCGAAGCTCTCGCGCTGTACCTCGAGTCACTTAAAAAGTTGGACGTAGATAATGCGGTGGTGTACGCAGCAAAGACGGATACTACCCGCAGCGAGATGAAGTAG
- a CDS encoding sulfite exporter TauE/SafE family protein, with translation MIEYSLILLTGLLTSLHCIGMCGAIVLAYSTTAGTSTGAVSVFRFVPHLAYNGGRILAYAFLGGVVGLLGMTLSGYERMGEVISIVGGAIMIAGGLAMLGLLPLPATLSLSSGGINKLHGRLIRGTSFASKFSLGFLTPLLPCGILYAMLAKAAASGSALNGAVTMGLFGIGMAPSLMLLGGFTSFFSAKVRKRAEMIAAFTIILMGVTLVLRGLHVPFVSFIPMGGEPAGGHHSCCE, from the coding sequence ATGATTGAATACTCTCTCATATTACTCACCGGCTTGTTGACCAGCCTGCACTGCATCGGAATGTGCGGAGCAATCGTGCTGGCATACTCGACGACAGCCGGAACAAGTACCGGGGCCGTTTCCGTCTTTCGTTTTGTGCCGCACTTGGCATACAACGGCGGCAGAATTCTCGCGTACGCCTTTCTTGGCGGAGTTGTCGGATTGTTAGGAATGACTCTTTCCGGTTATGAAAGAATGGGAGAAGTTATTTCCATTGTCGGTGGAGCAATTATGATTGCGGGGGGATTGGCAATGCTCGGCCTTCTGCCTCTTCCCGCAACGCTTTCGCTGAGCAGCGGCGGTATCAACAAGTTGCACGGCAGACTGATTCGCGGAACGTCGTTCGCTTCAAAATTCTCGCTCGGGTTTCTTACTCCCCTTCTGCCCTGCGGCATTTTGTATGCGATGCTTGCAAAGGCGGCAGCCTCCGGCAGCGCACTCAATGGCGCGGTGACAATGGGCTTGTTTGGAATCGGTATGGCTCCCTCACTCATGCTGTTGGGCGGGTTTACATCATTCTTCTCCGCCAAAGTGAGAAAGCGGGCGGAGATGATTGCCGCGTTTACCATCATCTTGATGGGCGTGACGCTTGTACTGCGCGGCTTGCACGTACCTTTCGTCAGCTTCATTCCGATGGGTGGCGAACCTGCAGGCGGACATCATTCGTGTTGCGAGTAG
- a CDS encoding cytochrome c has protein sequence MTLLRKSSWLVVPMFIIGMVFLLIISQLQLFGNDGMVAPPSTPESVAAGKDVFFEYCSGCHGRRADGRGPQSLNLVPRPQNLRNAQFVKYLTDERLYTSISGGVRGTAMQAFEFTLSPERRWQVIHYIRSLTVDDNITIANALDYQPVAADAKNPVEPTPASTATGKKLYLNYCSNCHGTTADGHGIIAPNLTPGPRNLVVVTSWGEKPFIDYMPDSRLYESITNGVPGTSMSPWIKAMTDEERWSIITYLRDRARQEREKGDSQY, from the coding sequence ATGACACTCTTGAGAAAAAGCAGTTGGCTTGTTGTTCCGATGTTCATCATCGGAATGGTATTTCTTCTCATCATCTCACAACTCCAGCTCTTCGGCAATGACGGAATGGTGGCACCGCCCTCGACGCCCGAATCGGTAGCAGCAGGAAAAGACGTTTTCTTCGAGTATTGCTCCGGATGTCACGGACGCCGCGCCGACGGCCGCGGCCCGCAATCACTCAATCTTGTGCCTCGCCCGCAGAATCTCCGCAATGCCCAGTTTGTAAAATACCTGACGGATGAGAGACTCTACACATCCATCAGCGGAGGCGTTCGCGGAACTGCAATGCAGGCATTCGAATTCACTCTCTCCCCTGAAAGGCGTTGGCAAGTCATCCACTATATCCGGTCGCTGACAGTTGACGACAATATCACCATTGCCAATGCTCTTGACTATCAGCCGGTAGCAGCAGATGCAAAGAATCCCGTTGAACCGACTCCGGCTTCAACCGCAACCGGAAAGAAACTCTACCTGAACTACTGTTCAAACTGCCACGGAACAACGGCTGATGGTCACGGGATTATTGCCCCGAACCTTACTCCCGGTCCCCGCAACCTTGTTGTCGTAACATCGTGGGGCGAGAAACCATTCATTGACTATATGCCCGACAGCAGATTGTATGAATCCATTACGAACGGCGTTCCCGGCACTTCGATGAGTCCGTGGATCAAGGCGATGACGGATGAAGAACGATGGAGCATCATTACGTATTTGCGTGACCGCGCACGGCAAGAGCGGGAGAAAGGGGATTCCCAATACTAA